In Gammaproteobacteria bacterium, the following proteins share a genomic window:
- a CDS encoding NrdJb, which translates to MSIKIEKKIVKYAVQKPEAPAALAKPSQAEVKAAALAVSAKPVEKIIAEKRPKAEVIRMHEKLERPDMLIGSTYKVKTPVSDHAMYITINDILLNEGTPYEQRRPFEIFINSKNLDHFQWIVALTRIISAVFRKGGDVTFLVEELKAVFDPRGGYWKPGGHFMPSLIAEIGEVIEKHLVAIGLMHKDEPDEHQKKLIAEKRAEFEAAAKQTDAFAESKFPAGAQLCAKCNNAAVVMMDGCMTCLNCGDSKCG; encoded by the coding sequence ATGAGCATCAAGATCGAAAAGAAAATCGTGAAATACGCGGTGCAGAAGCCCGAGGCACCCGCCGCGCTGGCCAAGCCCAGCCAGGCTGAAGTCAAAGCCGCGGCACTCGCCGTGTCCGCCAAGCCGGTGGAGAAGATCATCGCGGAGAAGCGCCCCAAGGCCGAAGTCATCCGCATGCACGAGAAGCTGGAGCGGCCGGACATGCTCATCGGCTCCACCTACAAGGTGAAGACGCCGGTCTCCGACCACGCCATGTACATCACCATCAACGACATCCTGCTGAACGAAGGCACGCCCTACGAGCAGCGCCGGCCGTTCGAGATCTTCATCAACTCCAAGAACCTGGATCACTTCCAGTGGATCGTGGCCTTGACGCGCATCATCAGCGCGGTGTTCCGCAAGGGCGGCGACGTGACCTTCCTGGTGGAGGAATTGAAAGCCGTGTTCGACCCGCGCGGCGGCTACTGGAAGCCGGGCGGGCACTTCATGCCCTCGCTCATCGCCGAAATCGGCGAAGTCATCGAGAAGCACCTGGTTGCCATCGGCCTGATGCACAAGGACGAGCCGGACGAGCACCAGAAAAAACTCATCGCCGAGAAGCGCGCAGAATTCGAAGCCGCCGCCAAGCAGACCGACGCCTTCGCCGAATCCAAATTCCCCGCCGGCGCCCAGCTCTGCGCCAAGTGCAACAACGCCGCGGTGGTGATGATGGATGGGTGTATGACGTGTCTTAACTGCGGCGATTCGAAATGCGGCTAG
- a CDS encoding type II toxin-antitoxin system death-on-curing family toxin, whose amino-acid sequence MVKKLKKRIAVLLRDCEETLSLKFVLTVHDHLTKAFERTEDPISPPGLRDQALLEMAVSRQDVGFGNIRKYPSACANAASLMYGICNDHPFLNGNKRTALICGIMHLDRNGLVFEDVSKDHLYQLMIDIASHKFSRSDKADGKYADPKPNSDKEVAAIEVWLKQRVRKIQHGERVIRYRELWTILHRFNHLIVQKNENTVSIYVERSGFFGMGKRQSKVYSYHNPGDGREVPKGQIKELREHLKLSESDGVDAVSFYDKQKMIDEFILEHRSVLRLLAHA is encoded by the coding sequence ATGGTCAAGAAGTTAAAAAAGCGGATCGCTGTTTTACTGCGTGATTGCGAAGAGACGCTCTCCTTGAAGTTTGTTTTGACAGTTCACGATCACCTTACCAAAGCGTTTGAGCGCACTGAAGACCCGATTTCTCCACCTGGCCTGAGAGATCAGGCTTTGCTTGAAATGGCCGTGTCCAGACAGGATGTTGGATTTGGCAACATTCGTAAGTATCCGAGTGCTTGTGCAAATGCTGCATCCTTAATGTATGGAATATGCAATGACCATCCTTTTCTAAATGGCAACAAACGCACTGCCTTAATATGTGGGATCATGCACTTGGATAGAAATGGGCTTGTCTTTGAGGATGTGAGCAAGGACCACCTCTATCAGCTCATGATTGATATCGCTTCTCATAAGTTCTCAAGGAGCGACAAAGCTGATGGCAAATATGCAGATCCGAAGCCAAATTCGGACAAAGAAGTTGCTGCCATAGAAGTGTGGTTAAAGCAGCGCGTGAGGAAGATCCAACACGGCGAGCGAGTAATAAGATACAGGGAGCTGTGGACAATTCTTCATAGATTCAACCACCTGATTGTTCAAAAGAATGAAAATACAGTTTCAATCTATGTTGAAAGGTCAGGATTCTTTGGCATGGGTAAGCGGCAAAGTAAGGTGTACAGTTATCACAACCCTGGGGATGGTCGCGAGGTACCCAAGGGGCAAATTAAAGAATTGCGTGAGCACTTGAAACTGTCTGAAAGTGACGGCGTTGATGCAGTTAGCTTTTACGACAAACAAAAAATGATTGATGAGTTCATACTAGAGCATAGATCTGTCCTAAGATTACTCGCTCATGCTTAA
- a CDS encoding DpnI domain-containing protein, whose translation MDVSFDKSVAAGYRSPAQKARVMTESWVGSQVYCPSCGQGSLNQYPNNTPVGDFFCPQCSEQFELKAKRGTFGAKVVDGEYRTMLRRLSSSEVPNLFALNYDQTRGRVQNLLVIPSHFFVPEIIERRKPLARTARRAGWVGCNILFSQIPLAGRVSLVSEGRPVSKPTVLAAWQRTLFLRDQKKVEARGWTLDVMRCVEQLSMPEFSLADIYTYEGRLSKLHANNRHVRAKIRQQLQVLRDAGYLEFIGQGRYRVV comes from the coding sequence GTGGATGTGAGCTTCGACAAATCCGTCGCCGCCGGATATAGAAGCCCCGCTCAAAAAGCTCGGGTGATGACGGAGTCGTGGGTTGGATCACAAGTCTACTGTCCAAGCTGTGGGCAGGGATCGCTGAACCAATATCCCAATAACACTCCGGTCGGGGATTTTTTTTGTCCGCAGTGCAGCGAACAGTTCGAACTCAAAGCAAAGCGGGGTACTTTTGGCGCCAAGGTAGTGGACGGTGAATATCGCACTATGCTTCGGCGACTGAGCAGCAGTGAAGTTCCGAACTTGTTTGCGTTGAACTATGACCAGACGCGAGGTCGCGTGCAGAATCTGTTAGTGATTCCAAGTCATTTCTTTGTACCGGAGATCATCGAGCGCCGGAAGCCGCTGGCCCGCACCGCCCGCCGCGCCGGCTGGGTCGGCTGCAACATCCTGTTCAGTCAAATCCCGCTAGCGGGACGTGTGAGTTTGGTATCGGAGGGCAGGCCGGTGAGCAAACCCACCGTTTTGGCAGCGTGGCAGCGCACTCTGTTCCTGCGGGATCAAAAGAAGGTTGAGGCCCGTGGCTGGACGTTGGATGTGATGCGTTGCGTCGAGCAGCTGAGCATGCCGGAGTTCAGTTTGGCGGATATTTATACTTACGAAGGCCGGCTTTCGAAGCTTCACGCCAATAATCGCCACGTCCGAGCTAAGATCAGGCAGCAGCTCCAGGTACTGCGCGATGCAGGGTATTTGGAGTTCATCGGTCAGGGACGATATAGGGTGGTATGA
- the trxA gene encoding thioredoxin, whose product MNEHIISGNQAIFDQQVLQSELPVLVDYWAKWCAPCKAMASVLDEVAEEYRDRLRVVKLNVEQEPQIARQYSVRSQPTLMLFKHGLVEAQKVGVLSKSQLKAFIEINL is encoded by the coding sequence ATGAACGAGCATATTATTTCTGGCAATCAAGCGATTTTCGATCAGCAGGTGCTCCAATCCGAGTTGCCCGTGCTCGTGGACTATTGGGCCAAGTGGTGCGCGCCGTGCAAGGCCATGGCGTCGGTGCTGGATGAAGTCGCTGAGGAATACCGCGACCGGCTGCGGGTGGTGAAATTGAACGTGGAGCAGGAGCCGCAGATTGCACGCCAGTACTCTGTGCGTAGCCAGCCGACGCTGATGCTGTTCAAACACGGATTGGTGGAAGCCCAGAAAGTCGGCGTCCTATCCAAATCGCAGCTCAAGGCCTTTATCGAAATAAATCTTTGA
- a CDS encoding carboxymuconolactone decarboxylase family protein produces MNEFKVYDITNAPSDSRVDLEKIKLNHGNIPNVYAVMAESPSLLKGHVALKELFEKTSLNKQERKIVLLTASRENDSSYCTAVYSGAAEKHNVPAEVIEAVRTGASLKDKKLEALRSFTAEIVNERGQLDESDVKEFLDAGYTRANILEIVLAVGMVTLTNYTNLIAKTPLDAQFEPKVWKKAS; encoded by the coding sequence ATGAATGAGTTCAAAGTCTATGACATTACCAATGCCCCGTCCGATTCACGCGTTGATCTCGAAAAGATCAAGCTGAATCACGGCAATATCCCCAATGTGTACGCGGTCATGGCCGAGTCCCCCTCGCTGCTGAAGGGTCATGTGGCGCTTAAAGAGCTTTTCGAAAAGACATCGCTCAACAAGCAGGAACGCAAGATCGTGCTGCTGACGGCCAGTCGCGAGAATGACAGCAGCTACTGCACAGCCGTCTATAGCGGCGCTGCCGAGAAGCACAACGTACCGGCCGAGGTCATCGAAGCCGTGCGCACCGGCGCATCGCTCAAGGACAAGAAGCTGGAAGCGCTGCGGTCGTTTACGGCGGAGATCGTGAATGAGCGCGGTCAGTTGGACGAGAGCGACGTCAAGGAGTTCTTGGATGCCGGGTATACCCGCGCCAACATCCTCGAGATCGTGCTGGCCGTCGGCATGGTGACGTTGACCAACTACACGAACCTTATCGCCAAGACCCCACTCGACGCGCAGTTCGAGCCGAAGGTGTGGAAGAAAGCGAGCTGA
- a CDS encoding DoxX family protein, whose protein sequence is MKTHVQDILALLGRLLVAAIFVYGGIAKSMASAQFEQLMNAHHVSGHLLPLVIALELGGGIALVLGLLTRLVSVLLAAYSIAAIAIFLLPPANNLLLILVLAELGMIGGLVSYIAFGAGSLSVDRILFKKREA, encoded by the coding sequence ATGAAAACCCACGTGCAAGACATCCTCGCGCTGCTCGGCCGTTTGCTGGTCGCGGCCATTTTTGTTTATGGGGGTATCGCTAAAAGCATGGCATCTGCGCAATTTGAGCAGCTCATGAACGCCCACCATGTCAGCGGGCACCTGCTTCCGTTGGTAATCGCATTGGAACTCGGCGGAGGAATCGCGCTGGTGCTGGGCTTGCTGACGCGGCTGGTTTCTGTCTTGCTGGCCGCCTACTCCATCGCCGCGATCGCGATCTTCCTGCTGCCGCCCGCGAACAACTTGCTGTTGATCCTGGTGCTCGCCGAGCTTGGCATGATCGGCGGTCTGGTGAGTTACATCGCGTTCGGCGCAGGAAGCTTGAGCGTGGACCGCATCTTGTTCAAAAAGCGTGAGGCCTAA
- a CDS encoding type II toxin-antitoxin system Phd/YefM family antitoxin → MSTHGVRHPRGAKVKAFSATLAKNAFGNVLDKALADGMVLITRHDTARAVLLSVQEYQALLARVPDPLQALGAEFESLVTNMRKPKARMAARMLFKATGAELGKAAVTGARKRG, encoded by the coding sequence ATGTCAACCCACGGCGTGCGCCACCCCCGCGGCGCGAAGGTCAAGGCCTTCAGCGCCACCCTCGCGAAGAATGCCTTCGGCAACGTGCTGGATAAGGCGCTCGCAGACGGCATGGTGCTGATCACGCGCCACGACACCGCACGCGCGGTGCTGCTGTCGGTGCAGGAATACCAGGCGCTGCTCGCGCGCGTACCGGACCCGTTGCAGGCGCTCGGCGCGGAATTCGAGTCGCTGGTGACCAACATGCGCAAGCCCAAAGCCCGCATGGCCGCGCGCATGCTGTTCAAGGCCACGGGCGCGGAACTCGGCAAGGCCGCGGTGACCGGCGCGCGCAAGCGTGGCTAA